A window from Malacoplasma iowae encodes these proteins:
- the purB gene encoding adenylosuccinate lyase, with protein sequence MINRYKNKEIEYIFSDENKFSNWLKIELLVLEYYAKSGLIRKDELDKIKDSIHININEIYEIEKITKHDVIAFVEHISNQVNDESKKWIHYGLTSTDIVDTGNAIAIKQVNKIILDRLNRLMKAIKKIAIQHKMTVEIGRTHGVHAEITTFGLKAALWYDELNRHKNHLILAFKEIEIGKISGAVGTHANTGIKMQDYVCKKLNIGSAKISTQILSRDIHAFYFSTINLLGLTINKIACELRHLARTEIFEVSEFFEKNQKGSSAMPHKKNPITLENICGLSRLLNGYSLTINENVSLWNERDISHSSNERVIFLDATTIIVNILEKLTKTISTLIINKKKMLENIKISKNVIFSQTLLLALIKCNELSRKENYELVQSLAFKAFEENRDFKDVVLENQKITSYLSKQEIINIFDFNYHLKYVDKIFEKVFKK encoded by the coding sequence ATGATTAATAGATACAAAAATAAAGAAATCGAATATATTTTTTCTGATGAAAATAAATTTAGTAATTGGCTAAAAATTGAATTATTAGTATTGGAATATTATGCAAAATCTGGATTAATAAGAAAAGATGAATTGGATAAAATCAAAGATAGTATTCATATTAATATAAATGAAATTTATGAAATAGAAAAAATTACAAAACATGATGTAATAGCTTTTGTTGAACACATTAGTAATCAAGTTAATGATGAATCAAAAAAATGAATTCATTATGGATTAACTTCAACAGATATTGTAGACACTGGTAATGCAATAGCAATAAAGCAAGTTAACAAAATTATTTTAGATAGATTAAATAGATTGATGAAAGCAATTAAAAAGATTGCTATACAACACAAAATGACTGTTGAAATCGGAAGAACTCATGGTGTTCATGCTGAAATTACAACCTTTGGATTAAAAGCTGCATTATGATATGACGAATTAAATAGACATAAGAATCATTTAATTCTAGCTTTTAAAGAGATAGAAATAGGAAAAATTAGTGGTGCTGTTGGAACACATGCAAACACAGGTATTAAAATGCAAGATTATGTTTGTAAAAAATTAAATATAGGTTCAGCTAAAATATCTACACAAATTCTTTCAAGAGACATTCATGCATTTTATTTTTCAACAATTAATTTACTTGGATTAACAATTAATAAAATAGCTTGTGAACTAAGACATTTAGCTAGAACAGAAATTTTTGAGGTTAGTGAATTTTTTGAAAAAAATCAAAAAGGTTCATCAGCTATGCCACATAAAAAAAATCCTATAACTTTAGAAAATATTTGTGGTCTTTCAAGATTATTAAATGGTTATAGTTTAACAATCAATGAAAATGTTTCGCTATGAAATGAAAGAGATATATCTCATTCTTCAAATGAAAGAGTGATATTTTTAGATGCAACAACAATAATTGTTAATATCTTAGAAAAACTAACAAAAACTATCTCTACATTAATTATTAATAAAAAGAAAATGTTAGAAAATATAAAAATTAGTAAAAATGTCATTTTTTCACAAACATTATTATTGGCTTTAATCAAATGCAATGAATTATCAAGAAAAGAAAATTATGAGTTAGTACAATCATTAGCATTTAAAGCATTTGAAGAAAATAGAGATTTTAAAGATGTAGTGTTAGAAAATCAAAAAATAACAAGTTACCTTTCAAAACAAGAAATAATAAATATTTTTGATTTTAATTACCATTTAAAATATGTTGATAAAATTTTTGAGAAGGTGTTTAAAAAATAA
- a CDS encoding glycosyltransferase family 2 protein, whose protein sequence is MFNSRARYLNNVFNIVTKIFFIFFSLLLSILFILNAFNVINIIPDYLYIDKNNPWTVLLTNVLFFGLITSIFGFGFLIYKIFLKKHCIKVYSNECMEIINATKLPEILPKVLYIYTCHNDLIESRVLQNKNQSYKNFEIWVSDGSSNQEWKNKIEKFCKDNNINLFQLPKPSVNKADNLNQFLNFYKDDFDYLLIGDADEVFHKNFVEYAIKIFYSNKIKNLAYVTPLNINYRSKGIYPNTTRIIETTAFYWSLFTKNFNLANVSPLAGQSCLISKKSLILCYKNGKFENVNLEDWYLEARMVEEGNFGIMLPNAPCYFEPDVNVLVHFNRIMRIEDWRVRWWKINNKKIINNFNERFVNWYKNYIGVLFRPIIIFSSIGLLGLVIWLISNYYNYAFKNNVLFWISLGTGFGFGLITLLLNSILIGKINYNFWDYILFPFIFVLWFLAANIKITIHWFRSLFLGKYSQFGGSGNSRFFKSKSKTIKWWISFLILSITITIFNVCFFILLNWSMYKWLIIFFNLYFGVVWMGVFSYLVLWYINFIPYNSNFNRNSFIECKEII, encoded by the coding sequence ATGTTTAATTCAAGAGCTAGGTATCTAAACAATGTTTTCAATATAGTTACAAAAATATTTTTTATTTTTTTCTCATTACTATTATCAATTTTGTTTATTTTAAATGCTTTTAATGTTATCAATATAATTCCAGATTATTTATATATTGATAAAAATAATCCTTGAACAGTTTTATTAACTAATGTATTGTTTTTTGGATTAATAACTTCAATTTTTGGCTTTGGTTTTTTAATTTATAAAATATTTTTAAAAAAGCATTGTATAAAAGTTTATTCCAATGAATGTATGGAGATAATCAATGCTACAAAATTGCCTGAAATTCTTCCAAAAGTTTTATACATATACACATGCCATAATGATCTTATTGAATCTAGAGTTTTGCAGAATAAAAATCAATCGTATAAAAATTTTGAAATTTGAGTTTCAGATGGATCTAGTAATCAAGAGTGAAAAAATAAAATAGAAAAATTTTGTAAAGATAATAATATCAATTTATTCCAATTGCCAAAACCATCTGTGAACAAAGCAGATAACCTTAATCAATTTTTAAATTTTTATAAAGATGATTTTGATTATCTTTTAATTGGTGATGCTGATGAAGTTTTCCATAAAAACTTTGTTGAATATGCAATAAAAATATTTTATTCAAATAAAATAAAAAATTTAGCATATGTAACGCCATTAAATATTAACTATAGATCAAAAGGAATATATCCTAATACAACAAGGATTATAGAAACTACAGCTTTTTATTGAAGTTTATTTACAAAAAATTTTAATTTAGCTAATGTTTCCCCTTTAGCTGGGCAATCTTGCTTAATATCAAAAAAATCTTTAATTCTTTGCTATAAGAATGGTAAATTTGAAAATGTTAATTTAGAGGATTGATATTTGGAGGCAAGAATGGTTGAGGAAGGAAATTTTGGTATTATGTTGCCTAATGCTCCTTGCTATTTTGAACCAGATGTCAATGTTTTAGTGCATTTTAATAGAATAATGAGAATTGAAGATTGAAGGGTAAGATGGTGAAAAATAAATAATAAAAAAATAATAAACAATTTTAATGAAAGATTTGTGAATTGATATAAAAACTATATAGGTGTTTTATTTAGGCCAATAATTATTTTTTCTTCAATTGGGTTATTAGGTTTAGTAATTTGATTAATTTCAAACTACTATAATTATGCTTTTAAAAATAATGTTTTGTTTTGGATATCATTAGGAACAGGATTTGGTTTTGGGTTAATTACACTATTACTAAATTCAATTTTAATTGGAAAAATAAATTACAATTTTTGAGATTATATTTTATTTCCATTTATCTTTGTTCTTTGATTTCTTGCAGCAAATATAAAAATAACAATACATTGGTTCAGATCTTTATTTTTAGGAAAATATTCCCAATTTGGTGGAAGTGGTAACTCCAGGTTTTTTAAGTCTAAAAGCAAAACTATAAAATGATGAATTTCATTTTTAATATTGTCTATAACAATAACAATTTTTAATGTATGTTTTTTTATTTTGCTTAATTGATCAATGTACAAATGGTTGATTATTTTTTTCAATTTATATTTTGGTGTGGTATGAATGGGAGTTTTTTCATATTTGGTTTTATGATACATAAACTTCATTCCTTATAACTCAAATTTTAATAGAAACAGTTTTATTGAATGTAAAGAAATAATATAA
- a CDS encoding histidine phosphatase family protein, which yields MEIYVLRHCKTECNLNNKWCGSKSDIGLSIEGKIQNEKVVKELSKINFDYIFTSPLKRCLVTSKQISKNTNSKLVIDNRLIERNFGELEGLNCNNDDKIKLADFELNTDLNKNVEKIYDMFFDRVLPFIKDIEKIKAKKILIVTHSWVIRLFNYFFSNEVKNNEAIKMTPKNGEYKKFIINNDIISRHFNTLIVKGNKITKKSAYLEKFNDEINWMVSIPNELKDFVPKIYDYRISTINNDKDFSYIRMEYINKKSFEQFFINEKLTKKEACIFFKHIDSFLKKTKEYNKEIDDNEKNKLLYNIYYLKTIDRVNSIKDDHNLNFFYNNKIIINNKEYYSIKTYMEKLLDVFNGYNLLNSKEMFCIIHGDLCFNNIIFNDNKMYLIDPRGSFGEKGIYGDQIYELAKISHSISGYDSIINNLFYLNVTDKNQIYYCLKKNDNEELFRTFFEKMISSEETLKKVYLVESLLFLSMIPLHKENYRHQLVMLSIAIEKLSKFIT from the coding sequence ATGGAAATATATGTTTTAAGACATTGTAAAACAGAATGCAATTTGAATAACAAATGATGTGGTTCGAAATCTGATATTGGTTTATCTATTGAAGGGAAAATCCAAAATGAAAAAGTTGTAAAAGAATTATCGAAAATAAATTTTGATTATATTTTTACTTCCCCATTAAAAAGATGTTTGGTTACATCTAAACAGATTTCTAAAAATACAAATTCAAAATTAGTAATAGACAATAGATTAATTGAAAGAAATTTTGGAGAATTAGAAGGTTTAAATTGTAATAATGATGACAAAATTAAATTAGCTGATTTTGAATTAAATACAGATCTAAATAAAAATGTAGAAAAAATTTATGACATGTTCTTTGATAGGGTTTTACCTTTCATAAAAGATATAGAAAAAATAAAAGCTAAAAAAATTTTAATTGTTACTCATTCATGAGTTATAAGATTGTTTAATTACTTTTTTTCAAATGAAGTAAAAAATAATGAAGCAATTAAAATGACACCAAAGAATGGTGAATACAAAAAATTTATTATAAATAATGATATTATATCTAGGCACTTTAACACTTTAATAGTTAAAGGTAATAAAATTACCAAAAAATCAGCTTACTTAGAAAAGTTTAATGACGAAATTAATTGAATGGTTAGTATACCAAATGAGTTAAAAGATTTTGTTCCAAAAATTTATGATTATAGAATTAGTACTATTAATAATGATAAAGACTTTTCATATATAAGAATGGAATATATTAATAAAAAATCTTTTGAACAATTTTTCATTAATGAAAAATTAACTAAGAAAGAAGCCTGTATATTTTTTAAACATATAGATTCTTTCTTGAAAAAAACAAAAGAATATAATAAAGAAATTGATGATAATGAAAAAAATAAACTTCTCTATAATATTTATTATTTAAAAACTATTGATAGAGTGAACAGCATTAAAGATGATCATAATTTAAATTTTTTCTATAACAACAAAATAATAATTAACAATAAAGAGTATTATTCAATAAAAACATATATGGAAAAATTATTAGATGTTTTTAATGGATATAATTTGCTTAATTCAAAAGAAATGTTTTGTATAATACATGGAGATTTATGTTTTAACAATATAATATTCAATGATAATAAAATGTATTTGATTGATCCAAGAGGTTCTTTTGGTGAAAAAGGAATATATGGTGACCAGATATATGAACTTGCAAAAATATCTCATTCTATAAGCGGTTATGATAGCATCATAAATAATTTATTCTATTTAAATGTAACTGATAAAAACCAAATATATTATTGTTTAAAGAAAAATGATAATGAAGAATTATTTAGAACTTTTTTTGAAAAAATGATTTCATCAGAAGAGACATTGAAAAAAGTGTATTTAGTTGAATCGCTTTTATTTTTATCAATGATTCCTCTACACAAAGAAAACTATAGGCATCAGCTAGTGATGTTATCTATTGCAATAGAAAAACTATCTAAATTTATTACATAA
- a CDS encoding ABC transporter permease has translation MLKRWEKYRILATFSLINKYFWKTKIGPIFSIVLPFIFMVIYFVLGSSSDSKDKLGYFINGFPAYLSMSIIPLSIVTLPSMNIEFKNSILLRKIKTSGINKFEYNLICIIYFFIASILFSIITIILFALFSVSDISRLGSINWGTLTYGIILLSLVSISFGMFISTFIKTSLSSQLIGFAIFILTLTLSGQFIPVDVISGVEAIKYISLLSPLNYATNIFNIASLKAVSHSTNSIFDFTNDFIFTGFSDKAITLYNVWQKILFAFAPFLLIRVFETLSIHFFKWTGR, from the coding sequence ATGTTAAAAAGGTGAGAAAAATATAGGATATTAGCAACCTTTTCATTAATTAATAAGTATTTTTGAAAAACAAAAATTGGTCCAATATTTTCTATTGTATTGCCTTTTATTTTTATGGTAATCTATTTTGTTTTAGGAAGCTCAAGCGATTCAAAAGATAAGCTTGGATACTTTATAAATGGTTTTCCAGCATATTTGTCAATGAGTATTATTCCTTTATCAATAGTGACATTACCATCAATGAATATAGAATTTAAAAATTCTATTCTTCTAAGAAAAATAAAAACAAGTGGAATAAATAAATTTGAATATAACTTAATATGTATAATATATTTTTTTATTGCTAGTATTTTGTTTTCTATAATCACAATAATATTGTTTGCATTATTTTCAGTTAGTGATATTAGTAGACTTGGTTCAATTAATTGAGGTACTTTAACTTATGGAATTATATTGCTTTCATTGGTTAGTATTAGTTTTGGAATGTTTATTTCAACATTTATAAAAACATCACTTTCATCACAACTAATAGGATTTGCAATATTTATTTTAACTTTAACTTTGAGTGGTCAATTTATACCAGTTGATGTTATATCTGGTGTTGAAGCAATAAAATATATTTCTTTATTATCGCCACTAAATTATGCAACAAATATATTCAATATTGCCTCATTAAAAGCTGTGAGTCATTCAACAAATTCAATATTTGATTTTACAAATGATTTTATTTTTACAGGTTTTAGTGATAAAGCAATAACATTATATAATGTTTGACAAAAAATTCTTTTTGCTTTTGCTCCGTTTTTATTAATAAGAGTTTTTGAAACACTATCTATACACTTTTTTAAATGAACTGGAAGGTAA
- a CDS encoding sugar phosphate nucleotidyltransferase, with translation MKVIITAAGFGTRFLNYGINIPKYLIKVKGITLLEHSLKSLGDFFNHEFIFVFRNIENENKIKEIIENTFNTKNEKIKNYKILNISHPTKGQADTVLKCDEYIKNNDEPILIFNIDTSIINPELFIKQEDIDQRFDGIIYTTKASGNHWSFAKTINNSNIVIEVAEKNRISDNASIGLYYFKSFKKFCSIVNEFENQIIKNAKELYIIPIYNYLIKNNGLVVIKEIPVDNFLPLGTPEEILKADKNFLLENKNV, from the coding sequence ATGAAAGTAATCATAACAGCAGCGGGATTTGGAACAAGATTTTTAAACTATGGAATTAATATTCCAAAATATTTAATCAAAGTTAAAGGGATTACATTATTAGAACACAGTCTTAAGTCATTAGGTGATTTTTTTAATCATGAATTTATCTTTGTTTTTAGAAATATTGAAAACGAAAATAAAATTAAAGAAATAATTGAAAATACATTTAACACTAAAAATGAAAAAATAAAAAATTATAAAATATTAAATATTTCTCATCCTACAAAAGGTCAAGCAGATACTGTTCTTAAATGTGATGAATATATTAAAAATAATGATGAACCAATATTAATATTCAATATTGATACATCTATTATTAATCCTGAGTTATTTATAAAACAAGAAGATATTGATCAAAGATTTGATGGAATTATTTACACTACTAAAGCAAGTGGTAATCATTGAAGTTTTGCAAAAACTATCAACAACTCAAATATTGTAATAGAAGTAGCTGAAAAAAATAGAATTAGTGATAATGCTAGTATTGGTTTATATTATTTTAAAAGTTTTAAAAAATTTTGTTCAATTGTAAATGAATTTGAAAATCAAATAATCAAAAATGCAAAAGAGTTATACATTATACCAATTTATAACTATTTAATAAAAAACAATGGTCTAGTTGTTATCAAAGAAATTCCAGTAGATAATTTTTTACCTTTAGGCACTCCTGAAGAAATATTAAAAGCGGATAAAAATTTTTTATTGGAGAACAAAAATGTTTAA
- a CDS encoding IS30 family transposase, whose translation MKTYKHLTKEERCLIYFLWNKEKYSMNKIAKILNKNKSTISRELKRNTSSTGIYYSSTAHKKYIRRKSNCHMFFMLKYKNFTDLFIQKFNPKSHGVEATIFWIKENYPLVKVPSARQVFRWINSKIWKIQRRDCLRRKYVKGKRRKIGIFSKIDGKYCIPYSLRPEKINNRKEFGHWEADLIVSKRQSGYYHLLTLVERKTRLAIIRKIKGKNARSMMAKMYTIIRDEKLPIKSITVDNGLEFQMMGITAKQFNFKVYYCQPYSSFQRGSNENINGIVRRWYKKGTDFSLVSEDKIKTLEWKVNNIPRKMFGYKTAYQMYQENI comes from the coding sequence ATGAAAACTTATAAACATTTAACAAAAGAAGAAAGATGCTTAATTTATTTTCTTTGAAATAAAGAAAAATATTCTATGAATAAGATTGCAAAAATCTTAAATAAAAACAAATCAACAATATCAAGAGAATTAAAAAGAAACACATCTTCAACAGGGATTTATTATTCATCAACTGCTCACAAAAAATACATTAGAAGAAAATCAAATTGTCATATGTTTTTTATGTTGAAGTACAAAAACTTCACAGATCTTTTTATTCAAAAATTTAATCCTAAATCTCATGGTGTAGAAGCTACAATTTTTTGAATAAAAGAAAACTATCCGTTAGTTAAAGTTCCAAGTGCTAGGCAAGTATTTAGATGAATCAATAGCAAGATTTGAAAGATACAAAGAAGAGATTGTTTAAGAAGAAAATATGTTAAAGGAAAAAGAAGAAAAATAGGTATATTTTCTAAAATTGATGGAAAATACTGCATTCCTTATAGTCTAAGACCAGAAAAGATAAACAATAGAAAAGAATTTGGACATTGAGAAGCTGATCTAATAGTTAGTAAAAGGCAAAGTGGTTATTACCACTTATTGACATTAGTGGAAAGAAAAACAAGGTTGGCAATTATTAGAAAAATAAAAGGGAAGAACGCTAGATCAATGATGGCTAAAATGTATACCATTATTCGAGATGAAAAACTCCCAATAAAAAGCATCACTGTTGATAATGGGTTAGAGTTTCAAATGATGGGAATAACTGCAAAACAATTCAACTTTAAAGTTTATTATTGCCAACCTTATTCTTCATTCCAAAGAGGGTCCAACGAGAACATAAATGGGATAGTTAGAAGATGATATAAAAAAGGAACTGACTTCAGTTTAGTAAGTGAAGATAAAATAAAAACTCTTGAATGAAAAGTAAACAACATCCCAAGAAAAATGTTTGGTTATAAAACAGCTTACCAAATGTATCAAGAAAATATTTAA
- a CDS encoding adenylosuccinate synthase — protein MNKNLLGIIGTQYGDEGKGKFVDTLSQEYQIIVRYQGGDNAGHTIKFNDNKFKLRLIPSGIFNPNNTVVIGNGVVVNPKTLVEEIKYLNDANIDTSKLLISDRAHVIFDFHVALDTLNEENKQDNKIGTTKRGIGPCYTDKVARIGIRMCDLFDLNTLENKLEENLKEKNILFKYYNKQTYDYKLVAKEYYELAKQFKDKVIDTVTFLNKQIKQNKKILFEGAQGVLLDIDHGTYPFVTSSSIVSAMASGSGIGMTSIKNILGIVKAYTSRVGSGPFVSEIKDDLAEKIRIKGNEFGTVTKRPRRIGWLDIVSLNYSLNVAGITELAITLIDVLSGLEKIKICVAYEYNNEIIDYLLPDNNRYGECKPVYIEIDGWNEDITNCKSISDLPENCKKYLLLIEKLTNRKIAYVSVGPDRNQTIRVTQND, from the coding sequence ATGAACAAAAACTTACTTGGAATTATTGGGACCCAATATGGAGATGAAGGTAAAGGAAAGTTTGTAGATACACTTTCACAAGAATATCAAATTATTGTTAGGTACCAAGGCGGAGATAATGCTGGTCATACAATAAAGTTTAATGATAATAAATTTAAATTAAGATTAATACCATCAGGTATCTTTAATCCCAACAACACAGTAGTAATTGGTAATGGTGTTGTTGTTAACCCTAAAACACTAGTTGAAGAAATTAAATATTTAAATGATGCAAACATTGATACAAGTAAATTATTAATTTCTGATAGAGCTCATGTAATATTTGATTTTCATGTAGCTTTAGATACATTGAACGAAGAAAACAAACAAGATAATAAAATAGGTACAACTAAAAGAGGAATAGGGCCATGTTATACAGATAAGGTTGCAAGAATTGGAATTAGAATGTGCGATTTATTTGACCTTAATACTCTTGAAAATAAATTAGAAGAAAACTTAAAAGAAAAAAACATTTTGTTTAAATACTATAACAAACAAACATATGATTATAAATTAGTTGCAAAAGAATATTATGAATTAGCAAAACAATTTAAAGATAAAGTAATTGATACTGTTACATTTTTAAATAAGCAAATAAAACAAAATAAAAAAATATTGTTTGAAGGTGCTCAAGGAGTATTACTTGATATTGATCACGGTACTTATCCATTTGTAACATCATCTAGTATTGTGTCTGCTATGGCTAGTGGATCTGGTATTGGGATGACATCAATAAAAAACATTTTAGGTATTGTTAAAGCTTATACATCAAGAGTTGGAAGTGGTCCTTTTGTTAGTGAAATAAAAGATGATTTAGCAGAAAAAATAAGAATAAAAGGAAATGAATTTGGAACAGTAACTAAAAGACCAAGAAGAATTGGATGACTTGATATAGTTTCATTAAATTATTCATTGAATGTTGCTGGAATAACAGAACTTGCAATCACATTGATAGATGTTTTAAGTGGACTAGAAAAAATAAAAATATGTGTTGCATATGAATACAATAATGAAATCATTGATTATCTTTTACCAGACAATAATAGATATGGGGAATGCAAACCAGTATATATTGAAATTGATGGATGAAATGAAGATATTACAAATTGCAAATCAATAAGTGATCTACCAGAAAACTGTAAAAAATATTTACTTTTAATTGAAAAATTAACTAATAGAAAAATAGCATATGTTTCAGTTGGACCAGATAGAAACCAAACAATAAGAGTTACTCAAAATGATTAA
- a CDS encoding ABC transporter ATP-binding protein: protein MFLKEFWKKINLDKQIKDKKELESIINYQSNNNILIEIKDLSKVYKQGKKKIKKVFENINLKIYENEIIALIGPNGAGKTTLVEIISQIKKQTSGTIKYHYKSDNGKENIGVQFQDLAFPRGLTVKDFIDFQIMLSKNNISSEFLNEMLNTFQLSEFLNYKVSKLSGGQQQRLNVLIAMMNKPKVLFLDEFTTGLDIAIKNEIKNFILKYAKENNITIVLISHDIDIIDQMAQRFVLITNNKIVVDTDKKTIEEKFKTVSNFLFNYIKY from the coding sequence ATGTTTTTAAAAGAATTTTGAAAAAAAATTAATTTAGATAAACAGATTAAAGATAAAAAAGAATTAGAATCAATTATAAATTATCAATCAAATAATAATATATTAATTGAAATTAAAGATCTTTCAAAAGTTTATAAACAAGGCAAAAAGAAAATAAAAAAAGTTTTTGAAAACATAAATTTAAAGATTTATGAAAATGAAATAATTGCTTTAATTGGTCCTAATGGTGCTGGTAAAACAACTCTTGTAGAGATAATATCGCAAATTAAAAAACAAACTAGTGGAACAATTAAATATCATTATAAATCAGATAATGGTAAAGAAAATATAGGAGTTCAATTCCAAGATCTTGCCTTTCCAAGAGGATTAACAGTTAAAGACTTTATAGATTTTCAAATTATGCTTTCAAAAAATAATATAAGTTCTGAATTTTTAAATGAAATGTTAAATACATTTCAACTATCAGAATTTTTAAATTATAAGGTTTCAAAACTTTCAGGTGGACAACAACAAAGACTAAATGTTCTTATAGCTATGATGAACAAACCTAAAGTTTTATTTTTGGATGAATTTACTACAGGTCTTGATATAGCAATAAAAAACGAAATCAAAAACTTTATTTTAAAGTATGCAAAAGAAAACAATATCACTATTGTTTTGATTAGTCATGATATAGATATAATAGATCAAATGGCACAAAGATTTGTTTTAATTACAAATAACAAAATAGTTGTAGACACTGATAAAAAAACAATTGAAGAAAAATTTAAAACAGTTTCTAACTTTTTGTTTAATTATATAAAGTATTAA
- a CDS encoding leucyl aminopeptidase: MTINKQNDFKTFIAVDKNDSRVADKKVYETKTEKETIMFVIDKDNLDLPRVADYVKRFAEKNKANINYDLNSFINYFDDQKTKSDLIFSLVLACTFYEKKPFNLKTSKEEIFEINLILDPMYNDQLKEACVVKDAQFFCRALQDMPSNILYPAEFCRRVRELFNDVSYKVNIVEMNKKQIQDQNMGLLLAVNAGSLREPRFMYIEYKNNPSSNEYYGYVGKGITFDSGGMNIKTGSFMRWMKFDMSGAAAVMATVYALAKNNIKTNVVGIACLTENLVSPTSVRPDDVIISHSGKTVEIDNTDAEGRLVLADGLSYAASVLNVTKLVDIATLTGAMIFSLGDVYSGVWTSHDSDWREFEKVAYDSGEYVWRMPLHENFLRMLDSDIADMKNSCDDRRGGSSRAACFLKEFTHGKNYIHLDVAITADVNNQGQGVMVKTLYNFAKNQK; the protein is encoded by the coding sequence ATGACAATTAATAAACAAAATGATTTTAAAACATTCATAGCAGTTGATAAAAATGACTCAAGAGTTGCTGATAAAAAAGTTTATGAAACTAAAACAGAAAAAGAAACAATAATGTTTGTAATTGATAAAGACAACTTGGATTTACCAAGAGTTGCAGACTATGTTAAAAGATTTGCAGAAAAAAACAAAGCAAACATCAATTATGATCTTAATAGTTTCATTAACTACTTTGATGATCAAAAAACTAAATCAGATTTAATTTTCTCTTTAGTTTTAGCTTGTACTTTTTATGAAAAAAAACCATTTAATTTAAAAACATCAAAAGAAGAAATTTTTGAAATTAACTTAATTTTAGATCCAATGTATAATGATCAGTTAAAAGAAGCATGTGTTGTTAAGGATGCACAATTCTTTTGTAGAGCTTTACAAGATATGCCAAGTAATATCTTATATCCAGCAGAATTTTGTAGAAGAGTTAGAGAGTTGTTTAATGATGTAAGTTACAAAGTTAATATTGTTGAAATGAATAAAAAACAAATTCAAGATCAAAATATGGGATTATTACTTGCTGTAAATGCTGGTAGTTTAAGAGAACCTAGATTTATGTATATTGAATACAAAAATAATCCTAGTTCTAATGAATACTATGGTTATGTTGGAAAAGGTATTACTTTTGATTCTGGTGGAATGAATATTAAAACTGGTTCATTTATGAGATGAATGAAATTTGATATGTCAGGTGCAGCAGCTGTTATGGCAACAGTTTATGCTCTAGCTAAAAATAATATTAAAACAAATGTTGTAGGGATAGCATGTTTAACTGAAAACTTAGTTAGTCCAACTTCTGTAAGACCTGATGATGTTATTATTTCGCATAGTGGTAAAACTGTTGAAATTGACAATACTGATGCAGAAGGTAGATTGGTATTAGCTGATGGGTTATCTTATGCTGCAAGTGTTTTAAATGTAACTAAACTTGTAGATATTGCAACATTAACTGGAGCAATGATATTCTCATTAGGTGATGTTTATTCTGGAGTTTGAACTTCTCATGATAGTGATTGAAGAGAGTTTGAAAAAGTTGCTTATGATTCTGGTGAATATGTTTGAAGAATGCCTTTACATGAAAACTTTTTAAGAATGCTTGACTCAGATATTGCTGACATGAAAAACTCATGTGATGATAGAAGAGGTGGAAGTTCTAGAGCAGCATGTTTTTTAAAAGAATTTACTCATGGAAAAAATTACATTCATTTAGATGTTGCTATTACAGCAGATGTAAATAACCAAGGTCAAGGTGTAATGGTTAAAACATTATATAATTTTGCTAAAAATCAAAAATAA